In Chlorogloeopsis sp. ULAP01, the genomic window TGAATCAAGTGTGCTCCAGTCAGATGTGCCCCAACTAAATTTGCATTTGTTAAGCACACATGAACCAGGTTTACATTGCTAAAGTCCCGTTCTCCTAATGCGTATCGTCTCAAAAGTTCCTGAACATCCATATCTTTTATCTCCTAATAATTTGTCAAAATTTCTGTAAATTAATTAAGTAATGGGCTTTTTATCAATCTGGCTTTAGCTTTATGCAGCAAGCATTTTTTGCTGATTTGTGAATGTGACTGTATGTTTTTGTAAGGGTTGATAAACTGGCATTTCTTGGTAACAGTGACTACAACGCCAGTAGATTCCTTTCAAGTCAATATGACGTAGCAAAGTATATGAGCAGCAAGGGCAAGTATGCTTGCTTCTCATTAGATGCCAAGTATATATAGCTGTATTTTCTTCCCTTCTTCCAGTTAAAGAAGGAGTCAATGCTTGAAGAGATTTATTTAATAAAACTTGCATTTTTTTACCTGGTTATTGTTAATATATTTAACTTAGATTGTTATACTTAACTGTGGCAAGTTATAGTTGAATCTATAGTTATTATTTGTACTTATCTCTATTGAAAGGATTAGGAATTTGCTTGAGAAAGAAATCTTTGTCTATAGAGGTCAAATTTTTGATTTCATACCTCTATTCATGAAAAGCTATACTAAATATGGAAGTTATCTAAAGTTCCGACTTGATGTTGGAGATCTTGTCATTATATATTGCCCATTTATGGCTGCAATATTGCAAAATAATTAGCATTTGGAAATACCAACAATCAAGTTTTTCAGCTTCCGAGTAAGTACTATAAATGGCACGAGTAAACTTCTTCTAATTCAGTCCTAGCTCTATTCACTTTGAGGATACGACCCATCCACTTAGCGCCTCTGAGCATTTGAATTGCCGATATTTCTTCGGCAGATGTTTCCATTTCTACAACAGCAAATCCTTTGTTCTTACCAGTTTTCTTGCTCGTAGGTACTTGAACTTTCTTAACAGTTCCGTATTCTTCAAATATACGCTTGAGGTCGTCTTCTTCAACCTCATAAGATATATTACTTATATAAATTGACACATAGCACCTCTCGAACCAAATAGGTTGTAGAGATTTAGATCCGGGAAGGCGTCTATGACAATATTTTTATGGCGTAGTTACATAGCCGAAAATAATTCTCTTTAGTTTAACCCTAGCATGGAATAAGTGATCGCGCTTTCTTTCCGTGTAATTCTTAGTAGAACGTTACTCCTAA contains:
- a CDS encoding RNA-binding protein, which gives rise to MSIYISNISYEVEEDDLKRIFEEYGTVKKVQVPTSKKTGKNKGFAVVEMETSAEEISAIQMLRGAKWMGRILKVNRARTELEEVYSCHL